The Apodemus sylvaticus chromosome 4, mApoSyl1.1, whole genome shotgun sequence nucleotide sequence caaagaataaaaagcaacatacagaagAAGAGGTTCAAGAGACAAAGGCGGCAGTAGAACCAGACTTGTTCTTTCCACGCACCTGTGTGCATTTctgtaattcattcattcattcagggcGTGCTCCTGACCAGCCACAGGGTCTCGGAGCCTGCTGGCCACAGGCAGAGTCTCCTCAGACAGACGCCCTCACACGGCCTATTTCATAGCTCACCGCTTTTTGTTGTTCAGTCACCCCTCCGCCAGGGCTGTGTGCTGTGCAGCGCGATGCTTATGAGATTATGCTAATCTTTTGACCTAGACAGGGCCCCACTATGcatccctggctggcttggacctcactgtgtggaccaggttggccttgaaccacAGAGATTTACTTgcctgctcccaagtgctgggattaaacggcTGCACCGCCACCGTACCTGgcgagtttttttgtttgttttttgtggcaGGGCTTTCTGTGTGCccatggctgccctggaacttgctgtgcagTCCAGGCTTGCCCTGAGGTTGTGGCTTCGCAGCTGCTTCTGCCCCCCACCTGCTTGGATTAAGGGAATGCATTGCTGTACTGACTTTAGAACTCTTTTCCAGATCTACAAGAATGTGAAAATGGCTAAAGTGCTAGTCATAGTTGCTATAGGAAGTATTAGTCAGAATAAAGCCCAGGGAGCCAGCCAGTTATGTGGGGGTCCAGGTTGGGGCACGAGGCTATGCCCATCCGCTTCCATGCTGAGAAACCCCAGTGTGCTCCCACACTTGTTCTGCATTGCGAAACCGAAAGACTTTAGAGTCAGGCGTGCGGAGCAAGCCTCTGGTCATTGATGCCAGCATGGGCTAGATCAAGTGAGACACTGTCCCTGTAAGATTTATGTTCTTGAGAACTTAAGAGAGAGACCTCCTTTAGCTAaacctttaactaatacatgtgTTTAAGTAAAATACTAAGATTTGTTCTGTTGTAGACAGCTTGAGTTCTGAGAGGAAATGATAAGGAGTCTGGATGTGGCGCCTTATTCGGGGCTGAGGTCCCCGATCCTCCCCTGTTGGCCGCCTGCCCCTCCAACCTCCTGTGACCTTCATGATCAGATTTCTGCTGTGGGGGAACCGTCCATTTCTTCCTCCTCGCAGGTCCACTGAGCACAATCCAGCAAGTCTGATATACTTCAGGTCATAATAAGAATTATTTTCATAGGGATGCTAAATGTTGCCACTTAACTAAAGAAGCatgctttccctttcttctcttaaatcttTAAACTTAATGCTTACTGAAGATGTATTGGGTTGAGTGTGATGGCTATAATACTCTTGGGCATATTTTGAAAGAAAGTTGAGGTTTTTCTACAACGCCCCCTGCGTGCTGTCTGACCTGTGCTGTTCTTAAGGAACACTGTGTGTCCTCTCACACAGTCTGTTGCACCTTGTTTAAATGAGGCCTCTGTAAAATTATCTGGGACTGTCTGTGCTACTGAAGGCCAGTCTCCAGACTTGGAACTGTGTCGTGGCTGGCGTGCTGCTGCGTCTCCGAGAAGTGCTCCCACACGAGGCACATAAAGCTGCGCAGTGGGGTTGTGTGGTCCGTCCCCTCCACCTCCATCCTGAGACGGTTCCGCTGGCATCCACGCCCCCAGCTAGCTGTTGGGCAGTGCGTAGCTTCTTGGTTCTCCTCAGCCGGTGCTCCTGATGGACGACCCTGCTGCTGGAGGGACTTTGTAGGTGAGCCATGCGCCCTGCCACGCCTCCACACTGACCGCACCAGGGTTAGTGCACACCTGGTTAGTACTGACGGGGGAAGGACGATCCCCTTCATTAGACAATTAAGGAAGTAGTAAACTATCAGTAATGGGGCAGGGGTAGTGATGCCCAGGGCCTAGTCATCCGGAGTCAGTCCTGCGGATGCGACTTCCAGAGACACAGAAAGCTTCCGTGGGGAAAGAGTTAGCCCTGGCTCTCTACCCTGCCCcacgtatgtatttttctaagACAGACTGTATGGAGACTGTATGGAGAATCAGACTCTCAAGTTCTAGTCTGGTCTGACTGTGGGTAAACTGTGCAAGCTTGGAGGGCCTCAGTTTTCTAGTAGAAATCACTGTTCTCATTAGATATTGATTTAAATCTGCTTGTTTGCTTCTGTGGAACATGTtcataatgaataaaaatgattCTAGTGAAGGCGTGGCTTAGGCAGGACGATGGACTATCGCCTGGGGATGGAGAACGGTAGTTACGGAGGGCTCAGAGAGTGAGGGCGGGGGTTCTGCTTAAACTGACATGGTGCATTTGTTTGCTCTAATTGGGTTTTATAAAGAAGTATGAAGGTGGCCTGGAGAAGGTTTGAGGGCCTGACTAACTTTGATCACACAGAGAATCCCTTGCCAATTTCCCTTCATGATGACTGGTGTGAAAAACTTGAATAGGCATTAGTCATATTGTCATTTAAAATAGCTTCCCTTGGATTTTAGGAAAGAGCAAATGCGCCTAAACTAGATCGTCCTTCCACACTGAGTGCGCTGATGAGTATATAGTAGACAAGCTAGTACCTAGGGATCTATTTAGGCCAAATGCATGCCCAGGCTTGAGAGCCGGCCTGAAGACTGCTGTTGGCCTCATCCCCAGGTTCTGCTGTGTTACTATGGCTACCAGCTGCAGAGGTCCAGGTATTgccttctgtgtctgtttttttaGATCAGTGACTTGGGGGGCCTTCTTTCAGATTAGCCTGTCTGGGTTAAGGCCCCAGCTGTATCTCCTGCGCAGGTGTGTGGTGACTGGGGCGGCCGCACTGCCTCTGCAAGCATTTTTCCTCATCTCTAGGTGGCGATAGAAATCCCCATTCAGTCAGGAAGTGTGGCGTGGAAATGACTGTTTTTGGACCTCCTGGCTCAGGTTCGGATGGAGCCCTGGTGGACCAGCTGCGGTCAGTAGTCTAAGAGGTGACTGCACGGTTCCCTGTCGTCTGAGCACCTCCTGCTTGGTTCTTCTGCTGTGCCTAGGTTTCTCTGCCCCAGTGGAGGATTTTAACAACCTGCTCCTTTAAAGTTTAATGCCAGTGATTTGCTGCCCCCTGCAGGTTAACGTGAGAAAAGCTGGCTGATTTTGCTAGGTCGGGTCATCTAGGTAGTCCCAAAGCCAAGTGTGGCACTATCTTTCTACATGGCTTAATGAACTATTTCAATATTCCTTGTCTGAAATTTTGAGCTACATGTATTTCAGATTTtttgctttcttcatttttttccgaTTAGGGGATATTTGTGTGGACTTTACTGATTGAGAAAGCCAATTAAAAAATCCAGAACCTAAAATCCTGCAAAATTATGTTTTTCGGATTAAGTATTCCCACCTTTTGTCAGCCCCCAATTAGATTGTTTTGGAGTTGAAGATCCCCTTGCATTAGCAATTTGATACTGCATTGATCTCTTTGCCTATTTAGACTTGCACAATTATGCTTATTTAAAAGCACGGAAGAGCTTTAGCAGAAGGCAAAGTTTCACATTTGAATCCTGTCGCCACGTGATTTTAGCTGTGTGTCGTGCTGGCTCCCGTGCGTGGTGGTTTGGCTGGGGGCGGCTCCGGTGCGCGGTTTTGGCTGGGGGCGGCTCCTGTGCGTGGTGGTttggctgggggcggggcggctCCCGTGCGCGGTGGTTTGCATCCGCAGACCTCGCTCCCTGTGTCTGACATGGAGGTTGAGCACGGGGACACACACAGGCTCTGCTCCGGGCACTGTGTGAATCAGTAACACCCGCTTCACAGCCATCTGGCCGGTGTTGGGTGCGGGGCAAAAGGCAGGAGCTGCCCCTATGGCTGACGCTGACCGCTGAGTTTCTAAAACAAGGAAGTGCTGAAAGACTTAAGACTAGAGATCAGATTTCTGCTGTGGAGAGAGTACTTGCACCCTTCTTGGGGACTCTAAGACATCTTAGAGAGGACTCCTCTTAGATACTGCCTGccccactgctgtgaagagacagtatGACTAAGGCACCTcttaaaaggaagcatttaattgggcgcTCGCTTCCAGGTTCATGTCCAGAAGCAGCCAGGCATGAGGCTAGAGCCGCAGCTGAGAGCTTTAACATGCTCGGTGGCTGGCGGCGGGCTAGCAGCGCGTGGGTGGGGGAGCGGGCGGTGGGCGGGCGGAACAGATGCCGGGCCTGGAGGAGGCTTTGAAACCTGGAAGCTCACCcccagggacacacctcctccaaccaggccatactaactaatctttcccaaatagttccacaaaCCTGGGCCAAGCCTTCAGACAGGTGAGCTGACGGGGGCGTTCTCACTCCagtccccacctcccactccctgcGCTCACGGGCTTGTAGCCATAGCACGATGGAAAATGCATCCAGTCCAGCTTCAAAAGCCCCCATAGTCTTTCACAGTCTCAATGGTTTAAAAGTCCAGCTCTTTAACCcctgtaaaattaaaatcaaaaggcAGATTGAGCATAGGGGACTGGATATATAGTACCGTTCTCGGGGTGGGGGAGGAGCGGGGTggtagggggagagggggagcgGTGGGGgtagggcggggtgggggtgaggcAGAGTATGGTGAGGAAACCCTGGGCCAAAGCAAGACCAGAGGAGCGACTCCTAAATCCCACCATGCTGATTTCAAAAGCTTATTAGGTGGCTCGACCCTCCAGCCTTGCTGACGACAACACGCGTCAACACCGTCTCCTGGCTGGCTCCACAGGCTGTGTGACGCTTTCCTTGGACGATCTCCCACAGGTCTATCTCCGGCCTCTCCAAGGCAGTCCAGGAGTCGCCTTCAAGCTTTCCAGGCCTGcttgcgtggtgtgtgtgtgtgtgtttgtgtgtgtgtgtgtgtgtgtgtgtggctcctTGGTTTTCTTTGATGTACGGAAGTTTACTCACTGAGCTCTCCTACCCCTCCATTGTGTCTGCCAGGTGCTCTGCTTCTGAAAGCTCTGCTGTTGTTGCAGTGTGAACAGGCTTGTTTGTGTTATGTTTGCTCCGTTAGTAatttctgcacatgtgtgtgtgggccaCTGTTCTGGTACTGCCCTGTTAGTGATCATGCTAATTACCGATAAAAGTTGGTACACAACAAAGCCCATGTCAAGTGCTTCTGGAAGGTGCGCACAGCTGCACACGGCTCTCGGCCGTGTATTGTCGTGCCAGCTACCTGTCCCGCAGTGAGTTCTTTTCCCGCCTACCCGCTTGTCCTTGGTCTGCTGTGTGCCGCCATGCTGGGAGCGCACCGATGTCAGTGTGATGGGATGAAGAACTTACAGGCAGAGAAGGACCTTCTCTGGTCCTCCATGCAGCAGGTCCTGTGACCTGGGAATGCTGGGAATGGGTGGGTAGACGGGCTAGGGTGAGTCACTGGCATAAAGTTTACGAAGGCGCCAGAAATTCAGTAATCAAATCATATGTCAATACAACATTTTGAAAAAGTCAAAATCAATGCAAACAAGGTCTGTGATAGCAGGGCGGAGAACTTAAAGGACAGATGTGTGATAGCAGTATGGCGGACCTAAAGGAGGCAGGTCAGTGACAGATCACCCATGCAGAGCCACTTCGGTGCCGGAGGCAAGGGACAAACATGGTCTGCAGGGCTGATGctttctgttctaaagttttACATGTTaggctgtgtgtggtggtggcacaggcctttaatcccagcagtccagaggcagagaggcagagaggcagagagagagagagagagagagagagagggagaggggcagagacagagaaagagagggaggcagagagagaggcagagagagagagaggcagagagaggaggtgggggagacagagagatacagacaagACAGGGAGGCAGATGGGGGTCTTtgtctttgtgaatttgaggtcagcctggtctatgcagtgagtttcagaacacaggtacatagtgagaccaagAAGTGGATTCTTTGAATtcactttgattttaaaaattagagtaaaatatggatttgttttcttgttgctgGTGGTAACTACCCACGAAAAGCATGTTGAGAGGAGAAGGGTGCACTTCAGGTCAGTCAGGAGTTGACAGGTTACACTTTGGGCTTGGTATTAGTACGGGGTGGCGGGTCCTAGCTGCCTCTGTAGTCAGCAAGccaagaagacagaggcaggcaggctatGAACCCCAAGCACCTGCTCCTGACACTTCCTTTGTTGAGACTCTGTTGTCTAAAAGCTCCATTACAGATCAGAAACAGGCATCAGGAGGGGCCAAAGGTCCAGACATAAGCAATAAATCCCACGCGGGACATCCTCTGACATTCAAACCTTAAAAAATAGAATTGAGGGGCTTGGTGGGTTTTCGACTCTCTACCCGCTGTTTTAGGCGGGACTTGGGCAGGGAAGGGGAGCTGACCCACACTGGCCACTCCTTTCAGAACTGTGGTCTTCCTAGTGGGCGCTGTTCAGGGAATGAGTACAGTGCATGGAAGTCTCCATGCTGTTGGCCTGGTCTCTACACAGAAACCTAGAGTTGTGCAtccttgagacagggccttactgTGTCACCCCAGGCCGCTGGGCACTCAGCCCTGTGGgcgctgggactgcaggcatgtgCTGCCCTTCCCAGGGGCATCCGGTGCTTCTCAAAGCTCACCCCGATGAGCGCAGCTTAATAGAGGCTGTGAGTTTCCTGCTCTGTCTACCACGcagaaagaaaaagcagcagAAGCAGTTTCACGAGGCATCTGAGTCGTCGCTTCCTTTATGCAGATTGTCTGCACTGGGAGCGAAGCAGCTCAGTCTCCTCTAGGGGCCACGGGTGGGCGGGTGTGCGCGCAGGGTGGAGTCCTCCGTCTACTCCCTGCTGATTGATCTGGGCAGCATTTTAAAGGTGGACGGCTTGTATTGTCGAGACACGATCTCCTGTcacccaggctgggcttgaacccGATCTTAGCCGAAGATGGCCTTGACTAGTGCGCGTCCTGTCTCCGTCTGAGTGCGGGATTATAGCACGCGTCGACTGTGGTTTAATGGTGGATCTCGGTGGGACCCCATTCTTCTGCGCTGTCATAATTATCCCGAGACTGAAGTGTGAGTGAACGCAGAGGACATTTCTCAGTTCACTTGTTAGCGGGCTACGCTGGTGGCTTTTATTGGTTCCCCCCgggtttttctttcatctttccctGATCTCACTTGAGCTCACATACAGAAAGCGGATGGCTGGAACCGCAATGGCTTTGTTCTGGGTGGGACGGTGGAGCAACCACAGAGGCTCTAGTTCCCTTTCACACTTGACACGGTTCTCTGTTTCTCCTTAACCGTAAGGTCTGCTGAAGACAGAGCCAGTGGCCGAGGAGGGCGAGGATGCCGTGGCCATGCTCAGCGCGCCCGAGACGCTGacggaggaggagcaagaggagctgAGACGCGAACTTACTAAGGTGAGGGCGGGCGTGGGTTGTGGACCTCGCGCTTGCCTTGCGCGGCTGCAGAGCATCTTATGGGGAAAGGCTCCGGGTGAGAGAAAGCTTGCACAGAGTCTCCAGGACAGAGGGGGCAAAGGGATCCCCGATGGCTTTCCCGCGACAGACAGTGGGTGGGGTAGGCGGGAGTCGGGGTGTGGCAGGAAGTGGGGAGAGCCGCAGGTGGGGGTGTGTGGCAGGAAGTGGGGAGAGCCGCAGGTGGGGGTGTGTGGCAGGAAGTGGGGAGAGCCGCAGGTGGGGGGTGTGGCAGGAAGTGGGGAGAGCCGCAGGTGGGGGGTGTGGCAGGAAGTGGGGAGAGCCGCAGGTCGGACCGGCCCCCCACGGAGCACGCCCCCTGCCTCGCCTGCCTCGCCTGCCTCGCCTGCGATCTTGGctgccttcccctcctttcctttctcctttgcttCTGGCCTCCGCCTGACTCTTGGACACGTTTCAGCTCCTCCTTTCCTAGCTTCCTGCTATGACATCACAGAATGCCTGTCTCACAGTGGCAGCGTCACACAGCGCAGTCAGTGTCCTGCTGCTGCGGTCATTCAGGTTCTGATCATCTCGACCATCCCTCCTTGACCATCCCTCCTTCTATGTCCCTCCTCCTTCGTCCCAAGGAGCCCTGAGCCTGCTGAGGAGCCGCGCCCCGCCCTCTCTCTGCTGGCTTTGTCTGGATATTTCGCATACAATGCTCGGCCTTGGTATTTGGCTTTTCTTATCAGTGAATGTAGTACGTTTTTGGGGCTCGTCCCTGTTGGATCATCGGCCAGGAACCGGCTCCCTTTTTGTGGGTGCTAGCAGTCCATTGCTTGTATCTACAACTCTGTTGTGATTCTAGTGTGTCCACTGACGGCCATGCATGTTATTGGCGGCCGTGGGTACTCAGCCAGCCACAGTTATGCACAAATGAGCTTTTAAAACTCATCTGTTTCACGTTTGCTTAGAAGTAAATTTATTTTACCATATATATTCCCCTATTCTGTTGGTTTCTTTTCATCTCACTGTGAAGTGCAGCAGTTGTTGCGTTTTCGGAGGGTGGGTGGGTCCGAGATACTGTGCCCCACATCCCAGCTTGGCTCATAGGCACGACTTCAAACTCCTGTTCCCCTGGGCCAAACTCCAGTGTTTAATGTTCGGTCTTTAATTTTGATGGGCTCTGCTTTCTGCCCTGGTCGCTTGTTCCCTGGTGTTCTACCTTTCCAAAAACAAGTCTAACTGAGGTTGTAAAGATTTGACTCCTTGTTTTGCTCTTAGAGTCATCCAGGTTAGCAATTATGTACAGCTTCCTGAGCAACTtgagttgtgtgtatgcatgtgtgtgtgtctgcgcgcaTGCACGTGTATCGAACAAGGGCTTCTCTTTAGTTTGCACATGGAAACCAGTTATCTGAGTTGTATTTGTTGTGACAAAAATCCCCGTTCTTTCTCCACCAAGGTCTCTTGACACATTTGtcagaaacattttatttctgattctGACTTCTGTTCCCTCGGTCGCCACGCCCTCCCTTTCTGCGGGTGGGGCAGCGACTTTCTCACTCGTGTCTTTACATCCCTTACACTCGCCTACACTCTCAGGGTCCGTGCCCTACCCTGCCCGCCCTCTTGGAAGAAGAGATTAAAGCTGCCAGGTGAGCTGCAGCAAGCAAGGGGCATGCGGCACCGCATTGCTGGGAAAGGCTGAGGCGGCAAGTCGTGCAGTAAAGACAGAGGTGTtcacccctgctgctcaggtGCCGACTGAAGCCTGGGCGAGCCCTGTAGCTGATACTCACTGGGTGGATTGTATGACTTCCggattttttttaacaatgaaatgcctttttaaaaaaaaaaaacaaaaacaaacccgaAACActctatgataaaattaaagatttacatggaaactatttcagataaacacgttaaaatctacaattttcatggaaaaggagtaaagtggtaaacatgtaaaacattgctaaattaattgaaatatgggatagaaacattttatgatagaattgaagatttacgtggaaaatatttctgataaaattgtagaaaaatgtagaaaaacatgttagaattgaagattatcatggaaacttTTATACAGATATaacaatggtaggcataaaaatattcctaagttgattaaaagtgaattataaacattttctgataaacttgaagatttgcatggaaaatatttctgataaaattgtagaaatatatagaaaagcatgttaaaattaaagattatcatagaaattatatagataaaatgataggcataaagaaaattctaagttcattgaaggtgaaattataaacattttcagataacattgaagatttacatggaaaatatttctggtaaaattcaagaaataaataggcaaacacgttaaaattgactatttcatggaaaattttatataaaaagtggttgatgtaaaaactaaattaattgatggtggaattagaaacatttgtgataaaatttacattggaaacatttctgataaaatagaggaagtatatagaaagacattaaaattgaagattatcatgaaaaataatacagataaaaggTAGACATAAGTTACTAAATtaaaaaggggaattacaaacattttctgataaaattgaagatttacatgagaaatattttgttagtctatgtctttttattggggagttgaatccattgttgttaagagatattagggaatagtgattgttgcttcctatattttttatgtttgtgtgggtatcttattttgggtttgttggaagaagattactttcttgctttttctagggtgtagtttccttccttgtgttggcattttccatcacttatcctttgtagggctgcatttgtggacagatattgtgtaaatttggtcttatcatggaaaatcttggtttctccatctatgattgagagttttgctgggtatagtagcctgggctggcatttgtgttctcttagagtctgcatgaggtctgtccaggatcttctagctttcattgtctctggtgagaagtctggtgtaattctgataggtctgcctttataagttacttgacatttttcccttactgcttttaatattctttgtttagtgaatttggtgttttgattattatgtgctgggaggactttctgttctggtccagtctgtttggagttctgaaggcttcttgtatgttcatgggcatctctttctctaggttagggaatttttcttctataattttgttgaagatatttactgggcctttaagatgtaaatcctcgccctcctctatacctataatccttaggtttggtcttctcattgtgtcctggagttcctggatgttttgagttaccagctttatgcattttgcattttctttgactgttgagtcaatgttttttatggtatcttctatctcttgtattctgttgttgatgcatttatgactcctgaattctttccaaggttttctatctccagagatgtctcactttgtgatttctttattgtttctacttccacttttagatcctgcatggttttgttcagtttcttcacttaattgtttctattttcccgtaattctttaagggacttttgtgtttcctcttgaagGACTTTTatctgttgactgatgttctcctgtatttctttaagggagttattttagtctttcttgaagccctctatcagcatcatgagatacaattttaaatcttttttttttttaaattgctttttaaaagctcttgctttcccagtgtgttggggtatccaggacttgctgtggtgggagaactgggttctgatgttgccatgtggtcttggtctctgttggtagggtttttgtgcttgcctttcgccatctggttatctctggtgctagttggtattgttgtctctggctggagtttgttcctcctgtgggcctgtaagcctgtgtccttactcctctgaccTCCGAAGTGAaaacactgctgggagatctctctctcctggcacgttatgcagagaaggctgtggagtttcctggctccctggtgcaaatggtggcaggaagacttctgtctcagctgctccactgatcttatgccctgtgtgctcctagctgttcccctccagagagaagatggagatctcacctctgtgctcagaagtgaaagcgctgctgggagatcactcccccGGATTTTGGACTTTATTCGTTCTTACTCTCTtgccctttccttcccagtgtATATCTGAGCAGACCGCACAGTCATGCCTAAGATTGAACACAGAGGATCGTGCCTTTATTTTGTACTCACTTGCCCATTAATGCAATCTCAGTGCAGTGCTGACATGCATATTTCTCatatttacccccccccccatctccctcccttctctctcccctccccacctccctgtctgGATTCTATTGTCTTCTCTCTGTGGTTAAACAGCATATCACTTGAGTTTAGTAGATGTACTTTCCTCAGCAAAGCTGTTTGTTGTTTTCCTAAATCCTCATGGCTTTGGAACTTCTGACTTGTGCTGCGGGCCAcgtggctgaggctgaggctgtgcAGGAAGCCAGGATGGGCTTGTACGGGGACTTGATGATAGGCCTCAGGATGCGCCTTTCCAATCTTCTCCATGTGGTGTGTCTGTCTCACACCGCGCCACTGCGCTCCCCGGCCTTTCTGCTGCAGCCTTCTCTCCTTTGGGTGTTTAGCCTCCTACACCTCAcgatctccctccctccctccctccctcccagcgcctctgcctccaaagcttTCAGCTTCTCCCTTCATTATCTTGTCCTTTCAGAGGCTCCTAAGAGAGACAGCCTGCTACGTCCAGCCCCTCCTCCATGTCAGGCACATCACTAACCCTTAGCCGTGGGGTGCTTAGTCTAGGTTGGGACCCACATAGTGTGAGGCCCTAATGGATGTTGCTTAATTTATACAATCGTGGTTTTGGCAGATCCACTATGAAATCTTATGAAATATACAAGAAGATTGGTTGTACATGTTTTGGTGGGAGACGGAGATTGCTTGATGTAGTATGTGAACAGCAGCTTTTGTAGGCACCATAGTAGAAGCATCTGGTAGGAAAGAGGTCAGCACAGTGGTGTTCGGGTGACATGAGTATTTTCTTCTGTGAGAACGGGGAAGTTCTGAGGCTTCTGAGGTAACAgagcaggacagccaggagctTTCAGAGTAGCTCGGCTGGAGAAAGCATTATTACTGTGCTTTCTCAACAACTTTGTTTATGAAGAGACAgctaaattaatgaaaaaaattaagtgtaGCCATGAGTGGCGGACCACAACTTTAATCCTAGGActgtagaggcagagacaggtggatctctgtgaatttgaggccaacctggtctatatagagttCCAGTCAGCCAAAGACGCACAGTGAGACTTTTGTCTCAAGTGAACAAACCTACACTCCCAGAAATGACGATAGCATCGGTGCATGGCTGGCTTTGATGTTCTTAATAATTTACAGACCAGATCTTCCTGTGTTTCCTCCTCAACCCTGTTCCCTGTAGGTGGAAGAAGAAatccagactctgtctcaagtgTTGGCGGCAAAAGAGAAGCATCTCGCTGAGATCAAGCGGAAACTTGGGATCACTTCGCTTCAGGAATTCAAGCAGAATATCGCCAAAGGATGGCAAGATGTGACAGCAACCAATGCGTATGTTCCCTGGATTGTACACGTAACAGACAGCGTAAAgggcttttttcttctcttctttggggagaggaagagggtgtTTCCATGTTTTCTCGTTGGATCACACAGCCTTTTCTTTCCAGTTCTTTCAGAGTACCTGACTCTTTAAGGAATAGAATCTCACCTACAGGTTGA carries:
- the Tpd52 gene encoding tumor protein D52 isoform X1, with the translated sequence MVDLGGTPFFCAVIIIPRLKCLLKTEPVAEEGEDAVAMLSAPETLTEEEQEELRRELTKVEEEIQTLSQVLAAKEKHLAEIKRKLGITSLQEFKQNIAKGWQDVTATNAYKKTSETLSQAGQKASAAFSSVGSVITKKLEDVKNSPTFKSFEEKVENLKSKVGGAKPAGGDFGEVLNSTANATSTMTTEPPPEQTTESP